The nucleotide sequence AAGCGCAGCCCGCTGACGGTGGCGGCCTACGAGCGCGACCTCACGGAGTTCGCGGCGTTCGTCCCGTCGCTGCGGGACGTGACGGCGTCGCAGATCCGCCAGTACATCGCGCACATGTTCGACGCCCACAACTACAACAGCCGGACCGTCTGCCGGAAGCTCTCCTCGATCCGGGCCCTCTACCGCTTCCTGAAGATTACGGGCGTCCTCAAGGACGACCCGGCCTTCGCGATCCCCGGGCCCTCGGTGGCCAAGCGCAAGCCGGCCCCGCTTAAAGTGGACGAGGTCATGAAGCTGCTGCGGACGTCGCTCGCCGGCCGGACGGCGACGGCGCGGCTGCGGGACGTCGCGATCATGGAGCTGTTCTATGCGAGCGGGATGCGCCGAGCCGAGTTGGCCGGCGTCCGCCTCGCCAACGTGGACCTCGCGGAGCGGACGATCTCCGTGATCGGCAAGGGCAACAAGGAGCGCACCGTCGTCATCAATCGGGCGGCAGCGGCCGCGATCGAGGCCTACCTTCGAGTGCGCCCGCGCAGCAACGATCCGGCGCTCTTCCTCGGCCGCGGCGGCAAGGGCATGACGCCGGCGCACATCTGGCGGATCTTCCAGGCGATCTATCGGGTCAGCGGTATCGCAAAGCACGCGAGCCCGCACACGCTGCGCCATTCCTTCGCGACGCATCTCGTCGAGAACGGCGTGGACCTCGAGACCGTGCGCGAACTGCTCGGTCACGAGAACCTCGCGACGACCGGCATCTACCTTCAGCTCGCGATGGGCCACAAGCGCCGCGCCTACGACGAAGCTCACCCCCGCGACCGCGTCAAAGGGGGCTGAAAAGCTTCTTGACCCCGCACTTGAACTAAACTAGACTAAGTCTAGTCATGGTCAACATCCATCAAGCGAAGACCCAGCTATCGAAGCTCGTCGACGAGGCCGCAGCCGGCCGGGAAATCGTCATCGCCAAAGCCGGTAAGCCGACGGCCAAGCTCGTGCCGTTGAATCATGGCCGTAAAAACCGGAAGCTCGGTATTTTGAAAGGCAAGCTGCGCGCGAGAAAAAACTTCGACGC is from Candidatus Binatia bacterium and encodes:
- a CDS encoding tyrosine-type recombinase/integrase, translating into MSHSVSVKKPGKSPKTKAAQGPDPLIRDLTGYLLTERKRSPLTVAAYERDLTEFAAFVPSLRDVTASQIRQYIAHMFDAHNYNSRTVCRKLSSIRALYRFLKITGVLKDDPAFAIPGPSVAKRKPAPLKVDEVMKLLRTSLAGRTATARLRDVAIMELFYASGMRRAELAGVRLANVDLAERTISVIGKGNKERTVVINRAAAAAIEAYLRVRPRSNDPALFLGRGGKGMTPAHIWRIFQAIYRVSGIAKHASPHTLRHSFATHLVENGVDLETVRELLGHENLATTGIYLQLAMGHKRRAYDEAHPRDRVKGG
- a CDS encoding type II toxin-antitoxin system prevent-host-death family antitoxin; translation: MVNIHQAKTQLSKLVDEAAAGREIVIAKAGKPTAKLVPLNHGRKNRKLGILKGKLRARKNFDAPLPDDVAAAFEG